In the Mycolicibacterium thermoresistibile genome, one interval contains:
- a CDS encoding TetR/AcrR family transcriptional regulator yields MASGRRIGTPDAKNRGVLLDAAERLMLEEGYVAVTSRRVAEKAGLKPQLVHYYFRTMDDLFLEVFRRRAEEGLRAQEEAFASPQPLWALWRFGTDPAGTRLTMELMGLANHRPALRAEMARYAERFREKERDAIAAILERYGIDASDVPPVVWAVFAAAVSRMLVMEKAIGMSVGHKEILEFCEDWLRRLEGEPLPASDPDSVASA; encoded by the coding sequence ATGGCATCGGGTCGGCGGATCGGTACGCCCGACGCGAAGAACCGCGGCGTTCTGCTCGACGCCGCAGAGCGGTTGATGCTCGAGGAGGGCTACGTCGCGGTGACGTCGCGCCGGGTCGCGGAAAAGGCCGGTTTGAAGCCACAGCTGGTCCATTACTACTTCCGGACCATGGACGACCTGTTTCTGGAGGTGTTCCGCCGCCGGGCCGAGGAGGGACTGCGCGCACAGGAGGAGGCGTTCGCCTCACCGCAGCCGTTGTGGGCGCTGTGGCGGTTCGGCACCGACCCGGCCGGGACCAGGTTGACCATGGAACTCATGGGGCTGGCCAACCACCGGCCGGCGCTGCGGGCCGAGATGGCCCGCTACGCCGAACGGTTCCGGGAGAAGGAACGCGACGCGATCGCCGCGATCCTGGAGCGGTACGGCATCGACGCCTCCGACGTGCCCCCGGTGGTGTGGGCGGTGTTCGCAGCCGCCGTGTCCCGAATGCTGGTGATGGAGAAGGCGATCGGGATGTCTGTGGGGCACAAGGAGATCCTCGAGTTCTGCGAGGACTGGCTGCGCCGGCTGGAGGGTGAGCCGTTGCCCGCGTCGGACCCGGACTCGGTCGCTTCGGCCTGA